A single region of the Pontibacter kalidii genome encodes:
- the paaN gene encoding phenylacetic acid degradation protein PaaN, which yields MNLELADKHRETLQKAVQALHNRTFFAHYPENPSPEVYGEAADKEGREKYKSFLNNKFTELLQQEEQAWVGQEESPYEQQELGVKYPYFEPETLINRAEEAFHQWRKVKPVERAAILVEALERIKTRFFDIAYATMHTTGQAYLMSFQASGPHAADRALEAVAAGYEEQTRFPESAEWEKPMGKYNLKLNKTWKAVPKGIALVIGCSTFPTWNTVPGMFASLVTGNPVIVKPHPKAVLPIAIVVAEVQHVLQENGLNPNICQLAVDADDRLITKELAENPKVKLIDYTGGTEFGNYVERLPGKTTFTEKTGVNSIILDSVEDLDKVVQNLAFSLTLYSGQMCTAPQNFFVPETGVKVAGETVPYEQVVEKIAGAVTALVNNPKAAPHILGAIQNPATAERVKSAASVKGHQVLSSCDFENPMFSNARTCTPVIYELDATEKESYSRELFGPVALIIKTKSTDQSIELAKEMAMNYGAISCGAYTTDTAVKEKIMDEMGLAGTPVSFNLTGGIYVNQNASFSDFHVTGGNPAGNASFTNPEFVIKRFTWVGFREPAMA from the coding sequence ATGAATCTGGAATTAGCGGATAAACACCGAGAAACGCTGCAAAAAGCAGTACAGGCCCTGCACAACCGTACATTCTTTGCCCATTACCCCGAAAACCCATCTCCGGAGGTTTATGGTGAAGCAGCCGATAAAGAAGGCCGTGAAAAGTATAAATCCTTTCTGAACAATAAGTTTACCGAGCTGCTGCAACAGGAGGAGCAGGCTTGGGTAGGGCAGGAGGAGTCGCCGTACGAACAGCAGGAGCTGGGCGTAAAGTACCCCTACTTCGAGCCGGAGACCCTCATCAACCGTGCTGAGGAAGCGTTCCACCAGTGGCGTAAGGTGAAGCCTGTGGAGCGCGCAGCCATACTTGTGGAGGCGTTAGAGCGGATAAAAACCCGCTTCTTTGACATTGCCTATGCCACCATGCACACCACCGGCCAGGCCTACCTGATGTCGTTCCAGGCATCGGGACCGCACGCTGCTGACCGCGCACTGGAAGCCGTGGCCGCCGGCTATGAGGAGCAGACCCGTTTCCCGGAGAGCGCCGAATGGGAAAAGCCGATGGGTAAGTATAATCTGAAGCTGAACAAGACCTGGAAGGCCGTGCCGAAAGGTATCGCCCTGGTGATTGGCTGCTCTACCTTCCCGACCTGGAACACTGTGCCGGGCATGTTCGCCAGCCTGGTTACCGGTAACCCGGTTATCGTGAAACCGCACCCGAAGGCGGTGCTGCCGATCGCTATTGTGGTGGCTGAGGTGCAGCACGTGCTGCAGGAGAATGGCCTGAACCCGAACATCTGCCAGCTGGCAGTGGACGCAGACGACCGCCTGATCACCAAAGAACTGGCCGAGAACCCGAAAGTGAAGTTGATAGACTATACCGGCGGGACTGAGTTTGGCAACTACGTGGAGCGCCTGCCCGGCAAAACCACCTTCACGGAGAAAACCGGCGTAAACTCCATCATCCTGGACTCTGTGGAGGACTTGGACAAGGTGGTGCAGAACCTGGCCTTCTCCCTGACCTTATACTCCGGCCAGATGTGTACCGCACCGCAGAACTTCTTCGTGCCTGAAACCGGCGTGAAGGTTGCCGGTGAAACAGTGCCCTACGAGCAGGTGGTGGAGAAGATTGCCGGTGCCGTAACCGCCTTGGTAAACAATCCGAAGGCCGCGCCGCATATACTAGGGGCCATTCAGAACCCGGCCACGGCCGAACGCGTCAAGAGCGCTGCCTCTGTAAAGGGCCACCAGGTGCTGAGCAGCTGCGATTTCGAGAACCCGATGTTCTCGAACGCCCGTACCTGCACGCCGGTGATTTATGAGTTGGATGCTACGGAGAAGGAAAGCTACAGCCGTGAACTCTTCGGGCCGGTAGCCTTGATCATCAAGACAAAGAGCACAGACCAAAGTATAGAGCTGGCCAAGGAAATGGCCATGAACTACGGGGCTATTTCCTGCGGTGCCTACACCACAGACACTGCCGTGAAAGAGAAGATCATGGATGAGATGGGACTGGCCGGTACCCCGGTGAGCTTCAACCTGACGGGCGGCATCTATGTGAACCAGAACGCGAGCTTCTCCGACTTCCACGTAACCGGTGGTAATCCGGCCGGAAACGCTTCCTTCACCAATCCTGAGTTTGTGATAAAGCGCTTTACCTGGGTAGGGTTCCGGGAGCCGGCAATGGCCTAA
- a CDS encoding response regulator, with product MDLVLLVDDDETTNYLNERLLKEMQVAKEILALKNGREALDYLTRVEEPNAGAEYKRPDLIFLDIKMPVMDGFSFLEEYHKLQLDEVDPVIILMLTSSASFYDLEKLKTFRKVRKHFSKALTKHDVNEIMNEFFKKI from the coding sequence TTGGATTTGGTTTTGCTGGTAGATGACGATGAAACCACCAATTACCTGAATGAGCGTTTGCTCAAAGAAATGCAGGTGGCCAAGGAGATTCTGGCGCTGAAGAACGGAAGGGAGGCGCTGGACTACCTGACCAGGGTGGAGGAGCCGAATGCAGGTGCCGAGTACAAGCGCCCCGACCTCATTTTCCTGGATATAAAGATGCCTGTGATGGATGGCTTCTCCTTCCTGGAGGAATATCATAAGCTGCAGCTGGATGAGGTGGACCCGGTGATCATCCTAATGCTCACATCCTCGGCTAGCTTTTACGACCTGGAGAAGCTTAAAACGTTCCGGAAGGTGAGAAAACACTTCTCGAAGGCACTCACGAAGCACGATGTCAACGAGATCATGAACGAGTTTTTCAAGAAAATTTAA
- a CDS encoding peroxiredoxin family protein, whose translation MTSTNNTIKAGSWRVALQHAGGKEIPFIMEAVEKGGKTILFLVNGEERILVDDIRQEGGSVKIGLHIFDADLIAKVEGGKMTGHFVKNDTPEPYAVPFTAEHGKENRFETKPAPATFDFGGKWEVLFTPREGKSYKAIGLFAQQDNHLTGTFMTETGDYRYLEGQVAGDELRLSAFDGNHAYLFTATPDNDGTLNGHFFAGMKGYESWTARRNPAIRLASADALTFLKPGYDTLSFMLPNLEGKQVSLSDDKYKGKVVLVQLLASWCPNCMDSTNFLAPYFDQNKERGLEIIGLGFERSPEFDKAAARLKKMQERLHVNYDLLVAGTADKEAAASLLPALNHVLSFPTTIFIGRDGNVRKIHTGFSGPGTGKYFEEFVADFNKTMEQLLAE comes from the coding sequence ATGACATCCACCAACAATACCATTAAGGCCGGCAGCTGGCGCGTAGCCCTGCAACATGCCGGGGGCAAAGAGATACCTTTTATCATGGAGGCCGTGGAGAAAGGCGGCAAAACCATACTGTTCCTGGTAAATGGCGAGGAACGCATCTTGGTAGACGATATCCGGCAGGAAGGCGGATCGGTAAAAATCGGACTTCATATTTTTGATGCCGACCTGATTGCGAAAGTAGAGGGCGGTAAAATGACTGGCCACTTTGTGAAGAACGACACCCCCGAGCCATACGCCGTACCCTTTACGGCGGAGCACGGCAAAGAAAACCGATTTGAAACGAAGCCCGCCCCTGCCACTTTTGATTTTGGCGGGAAGTGGGAAGTACTGTTCACGCCACGCGAGGGTAAAAGCTATAAGGCCATCGGGTTGTTTGCGCAACAGGATAACCACCTGACAGGCACCTTCATGACCGAAACAGGCGACTACCGCTACCTGGAGGGGCAGGTGGCCGGTGACGAGCTGCGGCTTTCTGCCTTCGATGGTAACCACGCTTACCTGTTCACGGCCACGCCGGACAACGACGGCACCCTGAACGGGCACTTTTTCGCGGGCATGAAGGGCTATGAAAGCTGGACCGCCAGACGAAACCCTGCCATCAGACTGGCCAGCGCCGACGCGCTCACGTTCCTGAAGCCCGGCTACGACACGCTTTCGTTCATGCTCCCGAACCTGGAGGGCAAGCAGGTGTCGCTCTCTGATGACAAGTATAAAGGCAAAGTAGTGCTCGTGCAGTTACTGGCTTCCTGGTGCCCGAACTGCATGGATAGCACCAATTTCCTGGCGCCTTACTTTGATCAAAACAAGGAACGCGGCCTGGAGATCATCGGCCTTGGTTTTGAGCGCAGTCCGGAGTTTGACAAAGCTGCCGCCCGCCTGAAAAAGATGCAGGAGCGCCTGCACGTGAACTATGATTTGCTGGTAGCCGGAACCGCAGACAAAGAAGCCGCCGCGAGCTTGCTTCCGGCCCTCAACCACGTCCTCTCCTTCCCCACCACCATCTTCATCGGCCGCGACGGCAATGTACGTAAGATCCATACCGGCTTCTCCGGTCCCGGCACAGGCAAGTACTTCGAGGAGTTTGTGGCTGACTTTAACAAGACGATGGAGCAATTGCTGGCGGAGTAA
- a CDS encoding sensor histidine kinase, with the protein MQRSILKIDIHNELDVVLAYKRAMQLSERLGMPQANQTKFATAVSEICRNVIEYVGNGTIQYSLTEVTGYRYLEALVTDRGRGIGNLELILSRSENSRNSRGTGIINSKKLTDLFEIESDFERGTRVRLSKRLPQTGPMISRDTLDNWVREFEQESDISPYAEIKSQNMQLLEVLEQLRLRNLEAEQQLQEIRRLNTQLQQSNQDINQLLEERERRNKLLQEVNQSLDAFAHTVSHDLRAPLQNINGIATALEACLQAGQLEEANHVFPMLRQQTQKMDRLITGILAYSLAGHHNLPKKALDLQVLLHQVISSLNVPARFRIEVQEDLPVLYTQEVYLYQVFTNLIGNAIKYHDQPEQALVQVSYTPEKEWLSFTVEDNGKGIAPEAQQEIFNMYETGQSFATTDSSGLGLSIVRKIVEEKGGSVWVESRGRGSRFTFTWPKAELIQES; encoded by the coding sequence ATGCAGCGCAGTATTCTTAAAATAGACATTCATAACGAGCTGGACGTGGTATTGGCCTACAAGCGCGCCATGCAGCTGTCGGAGCGGCTGGGCATGCCGCAGGCCAACCAGACCAAATTTGCCACGGCCGTGTCGGAGATCTGCCGCAACGTGATCGAGTATGTTGGCAACGGCACCATACAGTATAGCCTGACGGAGGTGACCGGCTACAGGTACCTGGAGGCGCTGGTAACAGACCGGGGGCGCGGCATCGGCAACCTGGAGCTTATACTTTCGCGCTCAGAGAACAGCCGCAACTCCCGCGGCACGGGCATCATCAACTCAAAAAAACTCACCGACCTGTTCGAGATCGAGAGCGATTTTGAGCGGGGCACGCGCGTGCGGCTCTCCAAGCGGCTGCCGCAAACCGGCCCCATGATTAGCCGCGACACCCTGGATAACTGGGTACGAGAGTTTGAGCAGGAATCTGATATATCGCCATACGCAGAGATAAAAAGCCAGAACATGCAGCTGCTGGAGGTGCTGGAGCAGCTGCGCCTGCGCAACCTGGAGGCGGAGCAGCAGCTGCAGGAGATACGTCGCCTGAACACACAGCTGCAGCAGTCTAACCAGGACATAAACCAGCTGCTGGAGGAGCGCGAGCGGAGAAACAAGTTGCTGCAGGAGGTGAACCAGAGCCTGGATGCCTTCGCCCATACCGTGTCGCATGACCTGCGCGCGCCACTGCAGAACATAAACGGAATCGCCACCGCCCTGGAGGCTTGCCTGCAGGCCGGGCAGTTGGAGGAGGCTAACCACGTGTTCCCGATGCTGCGGCAGCAGACCCAGAAAATGGACCGCCTGATAACAGGCATACTTGCCTACTCGCTGGCCGGGCACCACAACCTTCCCAAGAAAGCATTGGACCTGCAGGTGTTGCTGCACCAGGTAATTTCCTCGCTCAATGTTCCGGCTCGATTCAGGATTGAGGTGCAGGAGGACCTGCCGGTGCTGTACACGCAGGAAGTATACCTGTACCAGGTTTTCACCAACCTGATCGGCAACGCCATCAAGTACCACGACCAGCCGGAGCAGGCATTGGTACAGGTAAGCTACACCCCTGAAAAAGAGTGGCTATCGTTTACGGTGGAGGATAACGGCAAAGGTATAGCGCCGGAGGCGCAGCAGGAGATCTTTAACATGTATGAGACCGGCCAGTCGTTCGCTACAACGGATAGCTCGGGGCTGGGCCTCTCCATTGTGCGCAAGATTGTGGAGGAAAAGGGTGGTAGTGTATGGGTAGAGTCCCGGGGGCGCGGGAGCCGCTTTACCTTTACCTGGCCGAAGGCCGAGCTGATACAGGAAAGCTAA
- a CDS encoding S8 family serine peptidase yields MFTLILLPKRSLVFSLLLLLYVPLLYGQRPALDFGAKTIPHKVVYKLKPQQSGHLRIATDQSMDQVLQQIGARKVARKFPEVTAPPATAMARKAAPAVDLSLIYELQYAPGHTFEEVQAALMATGQVAYVEPLYIREPFHQPNDPASDSTKTTQYYLKQIQAYSGWAVEQADTTIVIGILDTGFRLTHQDLQGKVKLNHDDPIDGIDNDGDGLVDNYRGWDFADADNDVTDNTAWKGHGTAVAGVAAGATNNGIGVAGTGYNAMFLPLKVFSSYNNGPFGGYEAIVYAANKGCKVINLSWGGTGYSKFEQDVINYAALEKDVVIVASGGNTNAFLDFYPASYNNVISVGGANNKDVKFKDHTYSYNIDLISPSNNIYSTSQSGDNKYGNVGGTSFAAPTVAGGAALVRARFPELNARQVAERLRASTDGIYTLDGNQAYLEMLGTGRFNLKKALKGDHLKSVRCLSFAPSPNQSLVAGSTVTLDASFINYLAPVEGLQVTLTSLSPHISITQGNASLGSLGTMANASTRDPFVIKISKDTPPNHKIYLRLGYTDGTYSDFQHFPLIINLNFATLTANNLHLSLNSEGNIGYNGLNMSQGVGVKYKNGASMLFEGGLILSADSGKVADNVHNGSWQNSRGFKPLMLTRPYFNTKLADQELRGLMETKVEGHPEVEVKTLAYAWADTPDQDYVILEYQLTNRSAEAIPYLHAGLFADWDIGNYTENKAGWNEELQLGYAYHAYSPLPYAGIKLLTPEKNPIYHAIDNIGSNDSTVTVDDGFTAAEKYKIISKGVSRKQAGGKYGNSISHILGATALDLAPGQTKTIAFAILAGDDLEALQQHAHAAQQKYKSIKSGPAPEPMAIQTCLAEAVVISPQGGSSFNFYSDASGTGLLATGASYTISEATGNNTIYVANADSMYLSKLVPMDVQVLPASEAGFRSPIAYARVKKAVLFEDISKNAHAWHWDFGDGNQSTERSPAHVYQQPGSYTVTLTVTNILECTRSSYQQVLDVYDVTPTLYPNPAVGNITLSLTGPPTESRSSIPELRLTDMTGKTMAAVPMSASSTQLQYDLSNLRAGVYIAHITYQGETYVERVLVRK; encoded by the coding sequence ATGTTTACCCTTATCTTGCTGCCCAAGCGCAGCCTCGTTTTCTCGCTCCTCCTATTGCTATACGTGCCTTTGCTGTACGGGCAGCGTCCTGCTTTGGACTTTGGTGCCAAAACCATCCCCCACAAGGTGGTTTATAAACTGAAGCCACAACAGTCCGGCCACCTACGCATCGCCACCGACCAAAGTATGGACCAGGTGCTGCAGCAGATCGGGGCCAGGAAGGTGGCACGCAAGTTTCCGGAGGTTACGGCCCCGCCAGCCACTGCCATGGCCCGGAAAGCCGCGCCTGCGGTAGATCTCTCACTTATATACGAGCTGCAGTACGCACCCGGCCATACGTTTGAGGAAGTACAAGCCGCCCTGATGGCCACCGGACAGGTAGCCTACGTAGAGCCGCTGTATATCCGGGAGCCCTTCCATCAGCCCAACGACCCCGCCTCCGACTCTACCAAAACAACGCAATACTACCTGAAGCAGATACAAGCCTATAGCGGCTGGGCCGTGGAGCAGGCAGATACCACCATCGTGATCGGTATACTTGATACAGGCTTCCGGCTTACGCATCAGGACCTGCAGGGTAAGGTGAAACTGAACCACGACGACCCCATTGACGGCATTGACAACGACGGCGACGGCCTGGTAGACAACTACCGCGGCTGGGATTTTGCCGACGCCGACAACGACGTAACCGACAATACCGCCTGGAAAGGCCACGGCACGGCAGTGGCCGGCGTGGCGGCGGGTGCCACCAACAACGGCATCGGCGTGGCCGGCACCGGCTACAACGCCATGTTCCTGCCGCTAAAGGTTTTTTCCTCCTATAACAACGGCCCCTTCGGCGGTTATGAGGCAATCGTGTACGCCGCTAACAAAGGCTGCAAGGTCATTAACCTGTCGTGGGGCGGCACGGGCTATTCGAAGTTCGAGCAGGATGTGATCAACTATGCGGCGCTGGAGAAAGATGTGGTGATCGTGGCGTCGGGCGGCAACACCAACGCCTTCCTCGATTTTTACCCCGCCTCCTATAATAATGTAATATCGGTGGGGGGAGCCAACAACAAGGATGTAAAGTTCAAGGACCATACCTATAGCTATAACATCGACTTGATCTCCCCAAGCAATAACATTTACAGCACCTCGCAGTCCGGCGACAACAAGTATGGCAATGTAGGTGGCACCTCCTTTGCCGCCCCCACGGTAGCCGGTGGCGCAGCCCTTGTACGCGCCCGTTTTCCGGAGCTAAACGCCAGGCAGGTGGCCGAGCGCCTGCGGGCCAGTACCGACGGTATTTATACGTTAGACGGCAACCAGGCTTACCTGGAGATGCTGGGCACCGGCCGCTTCAACCTGAAGAAGGCGCTGAAGGGGGATCACCTGAAATCGGTGCGCTGCCTGTCGTTTGCCCCCTCTCCTAACCAAAGCCTGGTTGCCGGCAGCACCGTAACCCTGGATGCCAGCTTTATCAATTACCTCGCGCCGGTGGAAGGCCTGCAGGTAACGCTTACCTCCCTCTCGCCGCACATAAGTATAACACAGGGCAATGCCAGCCTCGGCAGCCTTGGCACGATGGCTAACGCCTCCACACGCGACCCTTTTGTGATCAAGATATCGAAAGACACTCCTCCTAACCACAAAATTTACCTGCGCCTGGGCTATACCGATGGCACCTACAGCGATTTTCAGCACTTCCCGCTGATCATCAACCTGAACTTTGCCACCCTGACGGCCAACAACCTGCACCTGTCGCTGAACAGCGAGGGCAACATTGGCTACAACGGCCTGAACATGAGCCAGGGAGTGGGTGTGAAGTATAAAAACGGCGCCTCGATGCTGTTTGAGGGCGGGCTTATACTTTCTGCGGATAGCGGCAAAGTGGCTGATAACGTCCATAACGGGTCGTGGCAAAACAGCCGGGGCTTTAAGCCACTCATGCTGACCAGGCCCTACTTCAACACCAAACTCGCTGACCAGGAACTGCGGGGCCTGATGGAGACAAAGGTGGAGGGGCACCCGGAGGTGGAGGTGAAAACCCTGGCCTATGCCTGGGCCGACACGCCTGACCAGGATTACGTGATTCTGGAGTACCAGCTTACCAACAGATCCGCAGAGGCTATCCCTTACCTGCATGCCGGCCTCTTTGCCGACTGGGATATTGGCAACTATACCGAGAACAAAGCCGGCTGGAACGAGGAACTGCAGCTGGGCTACGCTTACCACGCCTATTCCCCATTACCATATGCCGGCATTAAGTTGCTGACGCCGGAGAAGAACCCCATCTACCACGCCATCGACAACATTGGCAGCAACGACTCTACCGTTACCGTGGATGATGGCTTTACAGCTGCCGAGAAGTATAAAATTATCTCTAAAGGCGTGAGCCGCAAGCAGGCGGGCGGCAAGTATGGAAACAGCATCTCGCATATACTGGGTGCCACCGCACTGGACCTGGCGCCCGGCCAGACCAAAACCATTGCCTTTGCCATACTGGCCGGCGATGACCTGGAAGCACTGCAGCAGCATGCCCACGCGGCGCAGCAGAAGTATAAAAGTATAAAATCGGGCCCGGCGCCTGAGCCAATGGCAATCCAGACATGCCTTGCCGAAGCAGTGGTGATAAGCCCGCAGGGCGGCAGCTCCTTTAACTTTTACTCCGACGCTTCCGGCACCGGACTGTTAGCTACCGGGGCAAGTTATACCATCAGCGAGGCCACCGGAAACAACACCATCTATGTAGCTAACGCCGACTCTATGTACCTGAGCAAGCTGGTGCCGATGGACGTGCAGGTGTTGCCGGCATCAGAGGCTGGCTTCAGGAGTCCCATAGCGTATGCCAGAGTAAAAAAGGCCGTTCTGTTCGAGGATATAAGCAAAAACGCCCATGCCTGGCACTGGGATTTCGGGGATGGCAACCAATCCACAGAGCGTAGTCCTGCGCACGTCTACCAGCAACCGGGCAGCTATACGGTCACCCTCACGGTAACGAACATCCTCGAGTGCACGCGCAGCTCTTATCAGCAGGTTCTGGATGTCTACGATGTGACTCCAACGCTATACCCGAACCCTGCCGTTGGGAACATTACGCTGAGCCTGACCGGGCCGCCCACAGAATCCCGAAGCTCCATACCAGAACTAAGACTGACGGACATGACGGGTAAGACAATGGCAGCTGTTCCCATGTCTGCCTCCAGCACGCAGTTGCAGTACGACCTGAGCAACCTAAGAGCCGGTGTCTACATTGCGCACATCACCTATCAAGGAGAAACGTATGTGGAACGGGTGCTGGTAAGGAAGTAG
- a CDS encoding sll1863 family stress response protein, with amino-acid sequence MDNYPIKPEHMRAPDHLTKGEVQKSLDELENKIKTLKARANATAADSNHTYHEHIAGLERKRELIVQKMGDPNNQQQHWSDLHNNISSLHNDADGLMK; translated from the coding sequence ATGGATAATTACCCTATAAAACCCGAACACATGCGCGCCCCGGATCACCTGACCAAGGGCGAGGTGCAGAAAAGCCTGGATGAGCTGGAAAACAAGATAAAGACCCTGAAAGCGCGCGCGAACGCCACCGCCGCTGATTCTAACCATACCTACCACGAGCACATTGCCGGTTTGGAGCGCAAGCGGGAGCTGATCGTGCAGAAGATGGGCGACCCAAATAACCAACAGCAGCACTGGAGCGACCTGCACAACAACATCAGCAGCCTGCACAACGATGCCGACGGCTTGATGAAATAA
- a CDS encoding aconitate hydratase encodes MAFDLEMIKAVYAGMEERVTAARNKVGRPLTLTEKILYSHLYEGSATGAHERGQSYVDFAPDRVAMQDATAQMALLQFMQAGKPTVAVPSTVHCDHLIQARVGADSDLQDAYNENKEVYDFLASVSNKYGIGFWKPGAGIIHQVVLENYAFPGGMMIGTDSHTPNAGGLGMVAIGVGGADAVDVMAGMPWELKFPKVIGVKLTGKMSGWTSPKDVILKVAGILTVKGGTGAIVEYFGEGAESMSCTGKGTICNMGAEIGATTSVFAYDNSMRAYLNSTNREEVVQMADEVAQHLRADDEVYADPAAFYDQLIEIDLNTLEPHVNGPFTPDAAWPISQFAAVVKEHGWPAKLEVGLIGSCTNSSYEDITRSASIAAQAVEKNLEAKAEFTITPGSELVRYTTARDGLLDTFAEMGGVVLANACGPCIGQWARHTDDPTRKNSIITSFNRNFAKRNDGNPNTHAFVASPEIVTAFAIAGDLTFNPLTDTLTNRDGQQVKLDEPRGIELPTQGFAVEDAGYIAPAEDGSTVEVVVDPGSDRLQLLEGFKPWEGTDLKGLKLLIKAQGKCTTDHISMAGPWLKYRGHLDNISNNMLIGAINAFNGEANSVYNDMTRGYDTVPATARTYKAAGIGTVVVGDENYGEGSSREHAAMEPRHLGVRAVIVKSFARIHETNLKKQGMLGLTFANKADYDLIEETDTIDILGLENFTPGQPLKVVLHHKDGSQDSFLVNHTYNEGQIAWFKAGSALNLIRQQQKQNA; translated from the coding sequence ATGGCATTTGATTTAGAAATGATCAAGGCGGTATATGCCGGCATGGAAGAGCGCGTGACAGCTGCCCGTAACAAAGTTGGCAGACCGCTCACCCTGACAGAGAAGATCCTGTATTCACACCTATACGAGGGGTCGGCTACAGGGGCACACGAGCGTGGCCAGTCTTATGTGGACTTCGCGCCGGACAGGGTAGCCATGCAGGATGCCACGGCACAGATGGCCTTGCTTCAGTTCATGCAAGCGGGTAAGCCAACGGTGGCAGTACCATCTACCGTACACTGCGACCACCTGATCCAGGCTCGTGTTGGCGCTGACTCAGACTTGCAGGACGCTTACAACGAGAACAAGGAAGTTTATGATTTCCTTGCTTCTGTATCTAACAAGTATGGCATCGGCTTCTGGAAGCCAGGTGCTGGTATCATCCACCAGGTAGTGCTGGAGAACTACGCTTTCCCGGGCGGTATGATGATCGGTACGGACTCACACACGCCTAACGCCGGTGGTCTGGGTATGGTAGCAATTGGTGTGGGTGGCGCTGATGCCGTAGACGTGATGGCCGGCATGCCTTGGGAACTGAAGTTCCCGAAAGTGATCGGTGTTAAGCTGACCGGTAAGATGAGCGGCTGGACATCTCCGAAAGACGTGATCCTGAAAGTGGCTGGAATCCTGACTGTAAAAGGTGGTACAGGCGCTATTGTGGAGTACTTCGGCGAAGGTGCTGAGTCTATGTCTTGTACTGGTAAAGGTACTATTTGCAACATGGGTGCAGAGATCGGCGCAACTACCTCGGTATTTGCTTACGACAACAGCATGCGTGCTTACCTGAACTCTACTAACCGTGAGGAAGTGGTGCAGATGGCCGACGAGGTAGCGCAGCACCTGCGTGCCGACGACGAAGTATACGCCGACCCGGCTGCCTTCTACGATCAACTGATCGAGATCGACCTGAACACACTGGAGCCACACGTAAACGGTCCATTCACGCCGGACGCGGCCTGGCCAATCTCCCAGTTCGCTGCTGTTGTGAAAGAGCATGGCTGGCCAGCTAAGCTGGAAGTAGGTCTGATTGGTTCTTGTACAAACTCCTCTTACGAGGACATCACGCGCTCTGCTTCTATCGCAGCCCAAGCGGTGGAAAAAAACCTGGAGGCAAAAGCTGAGTTCACGATTACGCCTGGCTCTGAACTGGTACGTTACACCACTGCCCGCGACGGCCTGTTAGATACCTTTGCAGAGATGGGTGGTGTGGTATTGGCTAACGCCTGTGGTCCGTGCATCGGCCAGTGGGCGCGTCATACAGATGATCCAACCCGCAAAAACTCTATCATCACTTCGTTCAACCGTAACTTTGCCAAGCGTAATGATGGTAACCCGAACACACACGCGTTCGTGGCCTCACCAGAGATCGTAACTGCTTTCGCTATTGCCGGTGACTTAACCTTCAACCCGCTTACCGATACCCTGACCAACAGAGATGGCCAGCAGGTAAAGCTGGATGAGCCGCGAGGCATTGAGTTGCCAACGCAGGGCTTTGCTGTAGAAGACGCAGGCTACATTGCTCCAGCCGAGGATGGCAGCACGGTAGAAGTTGTTGTAGACCCGGGTTCTGACCGTCTGCAACTGCTGGAAGGCTTTAAGCCATGGGAAGGCACAGACCTGAAAGGCCTGAAACTCCTCATCAAAGCACAGGGTAAGTGTACTACGGACCACATCTCCATGGCAGGCCCGTGGTTGAAGTACCGTGGCCACCTCGACAACATCTCGAACAACATGTTGATCGGTGCCATCAACGCTTTCAACGGCGAGGCAAACAGCGTGTACAACGACATGACCCGTGGGTATGACACGGTGCCTGCTACAGCCCGTACATATAAGGCTGCCGGCATCGGAACTGTGGTAGTTGGCGACGAGAACTATGGCGAGGGCTCTTCCCGTGAGCACGCCGCCATGGAGCCACGCCACCTGGGCGTTCGTGCCGTTATTGTGAAGTCTTTCGCGCGTATCCACGAGACCAACCTGAAGAAGCAGGGCATGCTGGGGCTTACCTTTGCCAACAAGGCGGATTACGACCTGATCGAGGAGACAGATACCATCGATATCCTGGGTCTGGAGAACTTTACGCCAGGTCAGCCGCTGAAAGTAGTTCTGCACCACAAAGATGGTTCTCAGGACAGCTTCTTGGTAAACCACACCTACAACGAAGGCCAGATCGCGTGGTTCAAAGCCGGTTCTGCCCTTAACCTGATCCGTCAGCAGCAAAAGCAAAACGCTTAA